Proteins encoded together in one Impatiens glandulifera chromosome 1, dImpGla2.1, whole genome shotgun sequence window:
- the LOC124921363 gene encoding transmembrane protein 45B-like produces MGSLIGHVLPGLGFFLIGLWQLVNHIKLHARNPKSYTSVPFFPIKKSRYGELYFMMIGSTISILMELFVGPVKHHPFDTDGTIPTTHLHNFEHASISLTILTYAVFAKILDRFGRPNSKYGMTLALGVLAFWQEYILFHLHSTDHMGLEGHYHWFLQILILVSLITTVLGIPYPKSFMISFVRSFSIVFQGVWYNVMGIMLWTKALMPKGCFMNLEEAHYVVRCNTQEALDRAKALTTLEFSWYLVICIVLTMCLYLYMIKVYPEQEGYKALSTNMESYNDQEEKGLVAADAEARKESCNAYGLLNGIINKISKVFKA; encoded by the coding sequence ATGGGTAGCTTGATTGGGCATGTGTTGCCAGGCCTTGGCTTCTTCCTAATTGGGTTATGGCAATTGGTAAACCACATCAAACTCCATGCCCGCAATCCCAAGTCATACACCTCTGTCCCATTCTTCCCAATTAAGAAGTCGAGGTACGGCGAACTCTATTTCATGATGATTGGCAGCACAATCTCCATTCTCATGGAGCTCTTTGTGGGTCCAGTGAAACACCATCCTTTCGACACTGATGGGACCATCCCAACCACCCACCTTCATAATTTCGAGCATGCATCCATTTCCTTGACCATTTTAACCTACGCGGTTTTCGCCAAGATCTTGGACCGTTTTGGACGTCCCAATTCCAAGTATGGTATGACCTTGGCATTGGGAGTATTGGCATTTTGGCAAGAGTATATTCTCTTCCACCTTCACTCGACTGACCATATGGGATTGGAGGGGCACTATCATTGGTTTCTTCAAATTCTCATCCTCGTATCACTCATTACCACTGTCCTCGGTATTCCATACCCAAAGAGCTTCATGATCAGCTTTGTTAGATCCTTTAGTATTGTTTTCCAGGGCGTGTGGTACAATGTGATGGGAATCATGCTATGGACAAAGGCTTTAATGCCCAAAGGCTGCTTCATGAACTTGGAGGAAGCCCACTATGTGGTGAGGTGCAATACACAAGAAGCTCTAGACAGGGCCAAAGCACTAACCACACTAGAATTCAGCTGGTACTTGGTTATATGCATTGTCCTCACAATGTGTTTGTACTTGTATATGATCAAAGTCTACCCGGAGCAAGAAGGGTACAAGGCCTTGTCGACAAATATGGAATCATATAATGACCAAGAGGAGAAGGGACTCGTCGCCGCCGATGCTGAGGCTAGGAAGGAAAGCTGCAACGCCTATGGGCTCTTAAATGGTATCATTAATAAGATTTCCAAGGTATTCAAGGCATAA
- the LOC124922676 gene encoding linoleate 13S-lipoxygenase 2-1, chloroplastic-like: MLKPQLSRSSTCQTLVQCHNWTTFLSGGSSGRVLPAGRTFPLMPKGRKLHKDTCLRGGSTTTTAVADTTTLKKVAGTANTTANVEIAKGTIYVRLTEWILSSFKFADVINGSILSENLQNVVIDLLGKPIPILVEVVSSELDTETGLEKETIKSYARKKEMKDNMVIYEWEFNIPMNFGEIGAIWVENLRRTEMFITNIVIEPLNMSSINLSCDSFVASKFDKPDEKRIFFTNKAYLPSKMPEGLRRCRGEDLEKVRGDGAGERKFYDRIYDYDVYNDLGNPDSDPNQIRPVLGGKVNPYPRRCRTGRGRCKTGINPKSESRSGSMYVPRDEAFSDFKNATFTLKTVSSVLPAVFPTLETLVVNSKLGFPYFTAIDTLYDDGATVQKLKSSDNWFKDAILTLLKFISTLGDNILLVTKSPIHNILLLLYTMNCGCMHAGDRFAWFRDEEFSRQTLAGINPMSIELVKEWPLKSKLDPKLYGPAESAITTEIVQKVIGGIITVEEAVEKKKLFVLDYHDLLMPYVKKVREIDDTTLYGSRALFFLTPEGVLRPLAIELVVPPSDDGETPQWKEVFIPLSGDSTACWLWRLAKAHVLAHDSGVHQLVSHWLRTHCCVEPYIIATHRQLSTAHPIYKLLHPHFRYTMAINALARQALINSEGIVEDSFSPRKYSIEISSVAYDKLWRFDHEALPANLINRGLAVEDPSAPHGLKLAIEDYPFANDGLLIWDAIKQWVTDYVNFYYPESKLVQDDTELQSWWEEIKTVGHGDKSGETWWPELNTQDDLIGILTTIIWVPSGHHAAVNFGQYPYAGYFPNRPTIARTKMPSEIQESEYWKNFIANPIGALLQCFPSQQQATTVMAVLDVLSNHSVDEEYIGGKIEPSWEEEGVIKAAFERYSRRVKEIEGIIDARNLDLSLKHRSGAGVVPYELLKPFSKPGVTGMGVPNSISI; this comes from the exons ATGTTAAAACCTCAACTATCTCGCTCTAGCACATGCCAAACCCTAGTACAATGTCATAATTGGACCACTTTCCTCTCCGGCGGCAGCAGCGGGAGAGTCTTGCCGGCTGGCCGGACTTTTCCGCTGATGCCAAAAGGGAGAAAGTTGCACAAGGATACCTGCCTCCGAGGTGGTTCTACCACCACCACCGCGGTGGCCGACACCACCACTTTGAAGAAGGTGGCCGGCACCGCTAATACTACTGCAAACGTAGAGATTGCGAAGGGGACCATCTATGTGCGATTAACTGAATGGATCCTGTCGAGTTTTAAGTTCGCTGACGTCATCAATGGTTCTATCCTTTCAGAAAACTTACAAAACGTCGTCATCGATTTGCTCGGGAAACCTATTCCTATTCTCGTGGAGGTCGTCAGTTCGGAGTTGGACACCG AGACTGGATTGGAGAAGGAGACAATAAAGAGTTATGCACGCAAGAAGGAGATGAAGGACAATATGGTGATTTATGAATGGGAATTTAATATCCCTATGAACTTTGGGGAGATCGGCGCAATTTGGGTTGAGAACTTGCGCCGAACCGAGATGTTCATCACGAACATTGTTATTGAACCACTCAATATGAGCTCCATCAACCTCTCTTGCGACTCGTTTGTAGCATCCAAGTTCGACAAACCTGATGAGAAGAGGATCTTCTTCACCAACAAG GCATACTTGCCCTCCAAGATGCCCGAAGGGCTTAGAAGGTGTAGAGGAGAGGATCTTGAGAAAGTCAGGGGAGACGGAGCAGGCGAGCGCAAATTCTACGATAGAATCTACGATTATGACGTTTATAATGATCTTGGAAACCCCGACTCTGATCCCAACCAGATAAGGCCGGTCCTTGGAGGGAAGGTGAACCCTTACCCTAGGCGTTGTCGCACTGGACGAGGCCGATGCAAAACTGGTATAA ACCCTAAATCTGAGTCGAGGAGTGGCTCAATGTATGTGCCAAGAGACGAGGCGTTCTCAGATTTTAAGAATGCGACATTCACATTAAAGACAGTAAGTTCGGTGTTGCCCGCTGTATTTCCAACCTTAGAGACACTTGTTGTAAACAGCAAACTAGGGTTCCCCTACTTCACGGCTATTGATACCCTCTACGATGATGGAGCCACCGTTCAGAAACTCAAGAGCAGCGACAATTGGTTCAAAGACGCCATTCTGACTCTACTCAAGTTCATCTCGACCCTAGGAGATAATATTCTCCT GGTAACGAAATCTCctatacataatatattattattattatatacgaTGAATTGTGGATGCATGCATGCAGGAGATAGATTTGCATGGTTTAGAGACGAGGAATTCTCTCGACAGACACTTGCAGGAATCAACCCAATGTCCATAGAGTTGGTCAAG GAATGGCCATTGAAGAGTAAACTTGACCCCAAGCTCTATGGTCCGGCTGAATCCGCCATCACCACAGAAATCGTCCAAAAAGTGATTGGAGGCATCATTACTGTCGAAGAG GCAGTAGAGAAGAAGAAACTGTTCGTATTAGACTATCATGACCTGTTAATGCCATACGTTAAAAAGGTAAGAGAGATAGATGATACTACGCTCTACGGCTCAAGGGCTCTCTTCTTCCTCACGCCAGAAGGTGTCCTCAGGCCCTTAGCAATCGAGCTGGTCGTCCCTCCTTCGGACGACGGGGAAACACCACAGTGGAAGGAAGTCTTCATACCCCTTTCAGGCGACTCAACCGCATGTTGGCTTTGGCGCCTTGCCAAAGCTCACGTCCTCGCCCATGACAGCGGCGTTCACCAGCTAGTCAGCCACTG GTTGAGGACTCATTGTTGCGTGGAGCCTTATATAATCGCCACTCATAGACAACTAAGCACTGCCCATCCCATCTACAAGCTGTTGCATCCTCATTTCCGTTACACCATGGCCATCAACGCTCTGGCTCGACAAGCCCTCATCAATTCCGAAGGGATCGTTGAAGACTCCTTCTCCCCACGAAAGTATTCGATCGAGATCAGTTCTGTTGCTTATGATAAGCTATGGCGTTTCGACCATGAAGCTCTGCCTGCAAACTTGATCAATAG GGGATTGGCGGTGGAGGACCCGAGCGCTCCACACGGACTCAAATTGGCGATAGAAGATTACCCGTTTGCGAACGATGGACTTCTCATTTGGGATGCGATTAAGCAATGGGTTACAGACTATGTAAACTTCTACTACCCTGAATCCAAACTAGTGCAAGATGATACAGAGCTACAGTCATGGTGGGAGGAGATAAAAACTGTCGGCCATGGAGATAAGAGTGGTGAGACGTGGTGGCCAGAGCTTAACACCCAAGATGATCTAATTGGGATCCTAACAACGATAATATGGGTTCCGTCAGGGCACCATGCTGCTGTCAATTTTGGGCAATACCCATATGCTGGTTACTTCCCAAACAGGCCAACAATAGCAAGAACAAAAATGCCATCGGAGATTCAAGAAAGCGAATATTGGAAAAACTTCATTGCTAACCCGATAGGAGCCCTTCTGCAGTGCTTTCCGTCGCAGCAACAGGCCACAACGGTTATGGCTGTGTTAGACGTTCTGTCGAACCACTCTGTAGACGAGGAGTATATTGGGGGGAAGATTGAGCCTTCGTGGGAGGAGGAAGGGGTTATAAAGGCAGCCTTTGAGCGGTATAGTAGAAGGGTGAAGGAGATTGAAGGGATTATTGATGCTAGGAATCTTGATTTGAGTCTCAAGCATAGAAGTGGGGCTGGAGTTGTACCTTATGAGTTGTTGAAGCCATTTTCAAAGCCTGGTGTTACTGGCATGGGTGTCCCTAATAGCATTTCCATATGA